The Bradyrhizobium ottawaense genome window below encodes:
- a CDS encoding Hsp33 family molecular chaperone, with the protein MVSQSPEMKAGPEGPVRAPSAVPIDDAVLPYEVDALDVRGRLVRLGPALDEILTKHDYPAPVGKLLGEAIVLTTLLGTALKFEGRFILQAQTDGPVSFLVVDYMAPDRLRAYARFDAARLGDTRDSGTLLGRGHLAMTIDQGPDMSRYQGLVALDGGSLEDAAHEYFLRSEQIPTRVRLAVGEEWRSNDGGKHRWRAGGMLMQFLPKAPERARQADLHPGDAPDGVEVHSVAEDDAWVEARSLIETVEDVELIDPELSGERLLFRLFHERGVRVFNPMVLKAQCSCSRHAVASMLKSFSPDDRAAMVKDDKVVVTCEFCSSVYDFTPDEAGVEDA; encoded by the coding sequence ATGGTTTCCCAATCCCCTGAGATGAAAGCCGGCCCCGAAGGCCCGGTTCGCGCGCCATCAGCGGTTCCGATCGATGACGCCGTGTTGCCCTACGAGGTCGACGCGCTCGACGTGCGCGGGCGCCTAGTGCGGCTTGGCCCGGCGCTCGACGAGATCCTGACCAAGCACGATTATCCGGCGCCGGTCGGCAAGCTGCTCGGCGAGGCCATCGTGCTGACGACGCTGCTCGGCACCGCGCTGAAATTCGAGGGCCGCTTCATCCTGCAGGCCCAGACCGACGGCCCGGTGTCGTTCCTGGTCGTCGACTACATGGCGCCGGATCGCCTGCGGGCCTATGCGCGCTTCGATGCCGCGCGTCTCGGCGATACCAGGGATTCCGGCACGCTGCTCGGCCGCGGTCATCTCGCCATGACCATCGACCAGGGCCCCGACATGAGCCGCTACCAGGGCCTGGTCGCGCTCGACGGCGGCAGCCTGGAAGACGCCGCTCACGAATATTTCCTGCGCTCCGAGCAGATCCCGACGCGCGTGCGCCTCGCGGTCGGCGAGGAGTGGCGTTCGAACGACGGCGGCAAGCATCGCTGGCGCGCCGGCGGCATGCTGATGCAATTTCTGCCGAAGGCGCCCGAGCGCGCGCGGCAGGCCGATCTGCATCCCGGCGATGCCCCCGATGGCGTCGAGGTGCACAGCGTTGCCGAAGACGATGCCTGGGTCGAGGCGCGTTCGCTGATCGAGACCGTCGAGGACGTCGAGCTGATCGATCCCGAGCTCTCCGGCGAGCGGCTGCTGTTCCGCCTGTTCCACGAGCGCGGCGTGCGCGTGTTCAATCCGATGGTGCTCAAGGCGCAATGCTCCTGCTCGCGCCATGCGGTCGCCTCGATGCTGAAGAGCTTTTCGCCCGACGATCGCGCCGCGATGGTGAAGGACGACAAGGTCGTCGTCACCTGCGAGTTCTGCTCGTCGGTGTACGATTTCACGCCGGACGAGGCCGGCGTGGAGGACGCGTAA
- a CDS encoding aspartate aminotransferase family protein, protein MTNSAAPHLLPVFARADLGFERGEGCWLIATNGDRYLDFTSGVAVNALGHCHPHLIKALQEQATKLWHMSNLFQSPDGEKLANRLCNESFADFVFFCNSGAEALEGVIKLVRHHHFSKGHPERYRIITFEGAFHGRTLATLAATGSAKYLEGFGPPMDGFDQVPHGDIEAVKKAIGPHTAGILIEPIQGEGGVRSATPTFLKALRQLCDEKGLLLAFDEVQTGMGRSGDLFAYRRTGVTPDVMSLAKALGGGFPIGAVLATADAAAGMGPGSHGSTFGGNPLAISAANAVLDVMLKPGFFDHVQRMSLLLKQKLASVIDRHPDVVSEVRGEGLLIGIKAVVPSGDLVAALRHEKLLTVGAGDNVVRFLPPLIVTEAEIEDSVGRLERACAAISSSQTKRAAS, encoded by the coding sequence ATGACTAACAGCGCAGCGCCGCATTTGCTCCCCGTTTTCGCCAGAGCCGACCTCGGCTTCGAGCGCGGCGAAGGCTGCTGGCTGATCGCGACCAATGGCGATCGCTATCTCGATTTCACCTCGGGCGTGGCTGTGAATGCGCTCGGCCATTGCCACCCGCATCTGATCAAGGCGCTGCAGGAGCAGGCGACGAAGCTCTGGCACATGTCGAACCTGTTCCAGAGCCCGGATGGCGAGAAGCTCGCCAACCGGCTCTGCAACGAGAGCTTTGCCGACTTCGTGTTCTTCTGCAATTCGGGCGCCGAAGCGCTGGAGGGTGTGATCAAGCTGGTCCGCCATCATCACTTCTCCAAGGGACATCCGGAACGTTATCGCATCATCACCTTCGAAGGCGCCTTTCACGGCCGTACGCTGGCGACGCTCGCCGCGACCGGATCTGCAAAATATCTCGAAGGCTTTGGCCCGCCCATGGATGGCTTCGACCAGGTGCCGCATGGCGATATCGAGGCCGTCAAGAAGGCGATCGGCCCGCACACCGCGGGCATCCTGATCGAGCCGATCCAGGGCGAGGGCGGCGTGCGTTCGGCAACGCCGACCTTCCTCAAGGCGTTGCGCCAGCTCTGCGACGAGAAGGGCCTGCTGCTCGCCTTCGACGAGGTGCAGACCGGCATGGGCCGCAGTGGTGATCTGTTCGCGTATCGGCGCACCGGCGTCACGCCGGACGTGATGTCGCTGGCGAAGGCGCTTGGCGGCGGCTTCCCGATCGGCGCGGTGCTGGCGACCGCGGATGCGGCCGCCGGCATGGGGCCCGGCTCGCACGGCTCGACCTTCGGCGGCAATCCGCTGGCGATCTCCGCGGCCAACGCGGTGCTCGACGTCATGCTCAAGCCCGGCTTCTTCGACCACGTGCAGAGAATGTCGCTGCTGCTGAAGCAGAAGCTTGCCTCCGTGATCGACCGTCATCCCGATGTCGTCAGCGAAGTGCGCGGCGAAGGCCTCCTGATCGGCATCAAGGCCGTGGTGCCCTCCGGCGATCTGGTCGCGGCCCTGCGTCACGAAAAGCTGCTCACTGTCGGGGCCGGCGACAATGTCGTGCGTTTCCTGCCGCCGCTGATCGTGACCGAAGCCGAGATCGAGGACAGCGTCGGGCGGCTCGAGCGCGCCTGCGCCGCAATCTCGTCCAGCCAGACCAAGCGGGCGGCAAGCTGA
- a CDS encoding GcrA family cell cycle regulator, translating to MTVLTWSDDRVEQLKKLWEAGLSASQIAAELGNVTRNAVIGKVHRLGLSGRAKSPSSAAPRPRKARPAQHMMRVTRPIARGNTALAQAFEVEVEAEPVTYDNVVPMSQRLSLLELNEATCHWPVGDPSSPDFFFCGGRALSGLPYCAQHSRVAYQPAADRRRAPAKPGPR from the coding sequence ATGACGGTTTTGACCTGGTCCGACGATCGCGTCGAGCAGCTGAAAAAGCTCTGGGAGGCCGGACTTTCGGCCAGCCAGATCGCAGCTGAACTCGGCAATGTGACCCGCAATGCCGTGATCGGCAAAGTGCACAGGCTCGGTCTGTCCGGCCGTGCCAAGAGCCCTTCATCGGCAGCGCCCCGGCCGCGCAAGGCGCGTCCCGCGCAGCACATGATGCGGGTGACCCGCCCCATTGCGCGCGGCAACACCGCGCTGGCGCAGGCCTTCGAGGTCGAGGTGGAGGCCGAACCGGTCACCTACGACAACGTGGTGCCGATGAGCCAGCGGCTGTCGCTGCTCGAGCTGAACGAGGCCACCTGCCATTGGCCGGTCGGCGATCCCTCCAGCCCCGATTTCTTCTTCTGCGGCGGCAGGGCGCTGTCCGGCCTGCCCTACTGCGCCCAGCACTCGCGCGTCGCGTATCAGCCGGCGGCGGATCGCCGGCGTGCCCCGGCAAAGCCGGGTCCGCGGTGA
- the argF gene encoding ornithine carbamoyltransferase: MSKSPNKTPKHFLDINELPLSELKRMLAASSAMKAKQKAQQPVRPLEGKTLAMIFERPSTRTRVSFDVAMRQLGGEPIMLTGAEMQLGRGETIADTARVLSRYVDAIMIRILNHDALLELAANATVPVINGLTRRSHPCQVMADLMTYEEHRGPIEGKTVAWTGDDNNVLASWAHAAERFKFQLNVATPPELAPKKAMRDFIKATGAPIMLGTDPEAAVRGADCVVTDTWVSMGDKEGEHRHNVLKPYQVNGKLMSLAKPDALFMHCLPAHRGEEVTDEVIDGPQSVVFDEAENRLHAQKGILAWCFDAVK; the protein is encoded by the coding sequence ATGAGCAAGTCCCCCAATAAAACTCCAAAGCACTTCCTCGATATCAACGAGCTGCCGCTGTCGGAGCTCAAGCGCATGCTTGCAGCTTCGTCCGCGATGAAGGCGAAGCAGAAGGCGCAGCAGCCGGTCAGGCCGCTCGAAGGCAAGACGCTGGCGATGATCTTCGAGCGCCCGTCGACCCGGACACGCGTGTCGTTCGACGTCGCGATGCGTCAGCTCGGCGGCGAGCCCATCATGCTCACCGGTGCCGAGATGCAGCTCGGCCGCGGCGAGACCATCGCCGACACCGCGCGCGTGCTGTCGCGCTATGTCGACGCCATCATGATCCGCATCCTCAACCACGATGCGCTGCTGGAGCTCGCGGCCAACGCCACCGTGCCGGTCATCAACGGCCTGACGCGGCGCTCGCATCCCTGCCAGGTGATGGCCGACCTCATGACCTATGAGGAGCATCGCGGCCCGATCGAGGGCAAGACGGTGGCCTGGACCGGCGACGACAACAACGTGCTGGCGTCCTGGGCTCACGCCGCCGAGCGCTTCAAGTTCCAGCTCAATGTCGCAACGCCGCCGGAGCTCGCGCCGAAAAAGGCGATGCGCGACTTCATCAAGGCGACCGGCGCGCCGATCATGCTCGGCACCGATCCGGAAGCCGCCGTGCGCGGCGCCGACTGCGTCGTCACCGACACCTGGGTGTCGATGGGCGACAAGGAAGGCGAGCACCGCCACAACGTGCTGAAGCCCTATCAGGTCAACGGCAAGCTGATGTCGCTGGCCAAGCCCGACGCGCTGTTCATGCACTGCCTGCCCGCCCATCGCGGCGAGGAGGTCACGGATGAAGTGATCGACGGTCCGCAATCGGTCGTGTTCGACGAGGCCGAAAACCGCCTGCATGCGCAGAAGGGCATTCTGGCCTGGTGTTTTGACGCGGTGAAGTAG